A genomic window from Silene latifolia isolate original U9 population chromosome 11, ASM4854445v1, whole genome shotgun sequence includes:
- the LOC141614462 gene encoding uncharacterized protein LOC141614462 — MVEQVRLIRQKIKAAQDQQKIYVDLHRRDIEFQVDDKVVLKVSPMRRVMRFGNKGKLTQKFIGPYEIFDSVGEVENIKLDESLSYLEVPKEIIDRKVPKTRNWETVLLKVLWSNHNVEETTWEAEEAMKESYPFLFYQV, encoded by the exons atggttgagcaagtgaggttgatTCGACAAAAGATTAAGGCGGCCCAGGATCAACAAAAGATTTATGTGGATTTGCATCGTCGGGACATTGAGTTCCAAGTTGATGATAAGGTTGTTTTGAAGGTGTCACCTATGCGTAGGGTGATGCGATTTGGTAATAAAGGGAAGCTAACTCAGAAATTCATTGGCCCTTATGAGATTTTCGATTCTGTTGgcgag GTTGAGAACATtaagttggatgaatccttgtcttatcttgaagtGCCAAAGGAGATTATAGATCGCAAGGTTCCCAAGACTAGAAATTGGGAGACTGTTTTGCTAAAAGTGTTGTGGTCCAATCACAACGTCGAGGAAacaacttgggaggcggaagaagcTATGAAGGAGAGCTATCcgtttcttttttatcaggtatga
- the LOC141612140 gene encoding amino acid permease 8-like: MGGTKDEEFQHGSSVLSTNYKFADNYDEEFDDDGKPKRSGTVWTASAHIITAIIGSGVLSLAWATAQLGWIGGIGTLVIFSGITLYTSNLLADCYRSPDPVTGKRNPTYMDQVQANLGRSSRIACGLVQYANLSGMVIGYTITASISMVAVHKSNCFHGKGHAANCKFTCNPYMIGLGIFEIFLSQIRNLHKLTWLSTVAAIMSFGYATIGISLAIAKIASGSGGKTTLTGVEVGIDVTGAEKTWKMFRALGDIAFAYSFAQVLVEIQDTLKSTPPENKVMKKANTVGVITTTSFYMMCGCLGYAAFGNSAPGNMLTGFGFYEPFWLVDLANIFIVIHLVGAYQVFAQPVYSKMESLAAEKWPNSTFVKAEYPIKISSRIEFSLNLLRLTGRTIFVILITTLAMAMPFFNDILSLLGSIGFWPLTVYFPVEMYIAQNKIKWRSIKWFVLQLLSLLCLLVSLAAAVGSIQGVGESLRTSKPFQYKV, from the exons ATGGGAGGTACAAAAGATGAAGAGTTCCAACATGGGAGTAGTGTTTTGTCTACTAATTACAAGTTTGCTGATAATTATGATGAAGAGTTTGATGATGATGGCAAGCCTAAAAGATCTG GTACTGTATGGACAGCAAGTGCACATATAATAACAGCAATTATAGGTTCTGGAGTTCTTTCATTAGCATGGGCCACTGCTCAGCTTGGATGGATTGGAGGAATTGGTACCCTTGTTATATTTTCAGGGATCACTCTTTATACCTCTAATCTTCTTGCTGATTGTTACAGATCACCTGATCCTGTTACCGGAAAGCGAAATCCTACTTACATGGATCAGGTCCAAGCCAATTTAG GCAGATCGAGTCGCATCGCTTGTGGGCTGGTACAGTATGCTAACTTAAGTGGAATGGTTATCGGCTACACGATTACTGCTTCCATAAGCATGGT GGCGGTCCATAAATCAAACTGCTTCCATGGAAAAGGGCATGCTGCGAATTGCAAGTTTACTTGTAACCCTTATATGATTGGGCTAGGAATTTTTGAGATTTTCTTGTCTCAAATCCGTAACTTGCATAAACTAACATGGTTATCAACTGTTGCTGCAATTATGTCTTTTGGTTATGCGACAATTGGTATCAGCTTGGCAATTGCTAAGATCGCTTCAG GAAGTGGAGGCAAGACAACATTAACTGGGGTGGAGGTAGGAATAGATGTAACAGGTGCTGAAAAAACCTGGAAAATGTTCAGGGCTCTTGGGGACATTGCCTTTGCCTACAGTTTTGCTCAAGTCCTCGTTGAGATACAG GACACGCTGAAATCGACTCCACCAGAAAATAAGGTGATGAAGAAGGCCAATACAGTTGGAGTGATCACGACAACATCGTTCTATATGATGTGTGGCTGCTTAGGCTATGCTGCATTCGGGAATAGCGCGCCAGGAAACATGCTGACTGGCTTTGGATTCTACGAGCCTTTCTGGCTCGTAGACTTGGCTAACATCTTCATTGTCATCCACTTAGTTGGAGCATACCAA GTATTTGCTCAGCCAGTGTACAGCAAAATGGAGTCATTAGCAGCCGAGAAATGGCCAAACTCAACCTTTGTCAAGGCAGAGTATCCGATTAAAATAAGCAGCAGAATTGAATTCAGCTTAAACCTACTAAGGCTAACAGGCAGAAccatttttgttattttaataACCACATTAGCCATGGCAATGCCCTTCTTTAACGACATATTATCTTTACTCGGGTCAATCGGGTTTTGGCCATTAACCGTGTATTTCCCAGTTGAAATGTACATTGCACAAAACAAGATCAAATGGAGGTCTATCAAGTGGTTTGTGTTGCAGCTTCTCAGCTTGCTCTGCCTACTTGTTTCCCTGGCCGCAGCAGTCGGGTCAATCCAAGGTGTTGGTGAATCTCTTCGTACCTCGAAGCCCTTTCAGTATAAAGTATGA